The Polymorphobacter megasporae genome window below encodes:
- a CDS encoding exopolysaccharide biosynthesis polyprenyl glycosylphosphotransferase, which yields MGVIFDQRLAKESPPDAEPAVEGHLSWNVALDLWMVAELLWLAVVVVSMASTDLGGRLPGTSHLPIAVGWIAAFALLSLYHRSIEAQVVRTDRLKQAFYDWTKASIITMVVGFMLAELKVTSRAWVFTTFVAGIVTISVTGAVARYRIAERSREGSLGERIAIYGCTEKTEALISLIENGSGPVAKVLLMSDRRNRGGKTSYNGMVVGHDLDDFVSQIKAKKIDTVIIDLPWSAGSRIDDVVQSLEQISVNISMAPATLDLENAKQSVTYVGGRPTLSLYRRRMTGGQALAKVVFDRTAAAIGLLIIGLPLLIVGLIIKLDSPGPMLFRQKRRGMNNEAFDMLKFRSMYVASADANADKLVTRNDSRVTKVGAFLRKTSIDELPQLVNVLFGQMSLVGPRPHAYGAKADARLYEEVVKRYPARHRVLPGITGLAQVRGFRGNTEEEKDIVNRVESDIEYIDRWTPALDIQIIARTAAVFLFQSGAY from the coding sequence TTGGGCGTAATCTTTGACCAACGTCTCGCAAAAGAGTCTCCGCCCGACGCGGAGCCGGCCGTCGAGGGCCATCTCAGCTGGAACGTCGCCCTTGATCTCTGGATGGTCGCCGAGCTGCTGTGGCTCGCTGTCGTTGTCGTGTCGATGGCGTCGACCGACCTCGGCGGGCGGCTGCCGGGGACGTCGCATCTTCCGATTGCGGTCGGCTGGATCGCCGCCTTCGCGCTGCTGTCGCTATATCACCGGTCGATCGAGGCGCAGGTCGTCCGGACCGACCGGCTCAAGCAGGCATTCTACGACTGGACGAAGGCGAGCATCATCACGATGGTCGTCGGCTTCATGCTCGCCGAACTCAAGGTCACCTCGCGGGCCTGGGTCTTCACCACCTTCGTCGCCGGCATCGTGACGATCAGCGTGACGGGCGCGGTCGCGCGGTATCGAATTGCCGAGCGGTCGCGCGAGGGGTCGCTCGGCGAGCGCATCGCGATCTATGGCTGCACCGAAAAGACCGAAGCCTTGATCTCGCTGATCGAGAACGGCTCGGGGCCGGTCGCCAAGGTGCTGCTGATGTCCGACCGGCGCAATCGCGGCGGCAAGACCAGCTACAACGGCATGGTCGTCGGCCACGACCTCGACGACTTCGTCAGCCAGATCAAGGCGAAGAAGATCGACACCGTGATCATCGACCTGCCGTGGTCGGCGGGATCGCGGATCGACGATGTCGTCCAGTCGCTCGAACAGATCAGCGTCAACATCTCGATGGCACCGGCGACGCTCGACCTCGAGAATGCGAAGCAGTCGGTCACCTATGTCGGCGGGCGGCCGACGCTGTCGCTGTATCGCCGCCGCATGACCGGCGGTCAGGCACTCGCCAAGGTCGTGTTCGACCGCACCGCCGCCGCGATCGGCCTGCTGATCATCGGTCTGCCGCTGCTGATCGTCGGCCTGATCATCAAGCTCGATTCGCCGGGGCCGATGCTGTTCCGCCAGAAGCGCCGGGGCATGAACAACGAGGCGTTCGACATGCTCAAGTTCCGCAGCATGTATGTCGCCAGCGCCGATGCGAATGCCGACAAACTGGTGACGCGGAACGACAGCCGGGTGACCAAGGTTGGCGCGTTCCTGCGCAAGACGAGCATTGACGAGCTGCCGCAGCTGGTCAACGTGCTGTTCGGGCAGATGTCGCTCGTCGGCCCGCGTCCGCATGCCTATGGCGCAAAGGCCGACGCGCGGCTGTACGAGGAAGTCGTCAAGCGCTACCCGGCGCGCCACCGCGTCCTTCCCGGCATCACCGGCCTCGCCCAGGTCCGCGGCTTCCGCGGCAACACCGAGGAGGAAAAGGACATCGTCAACCGCGTCGAAAGCGACATCGAATATATCGACCGCTGGACCCCCGCGCTCGACATCCAGATCATCGCGCGGACGGCGGCGGTGTTCCTGTTCCAATCGGGGGCTTATTGA
- the chrA gene encoding chromate efflux transporter, whose product MIEVFIAFLRLGLTSFGGPVAHLGYFRRAFVGRWLDEARFAEIVGLCSFLPGPTSSQVGVAIGLDRAGVKGAFAAWLGFTLPSAILMIAFAFVAGSLHGPVAAAAIHGLKLAAVAIVAQAVVGMARSLTPDLKRLGIAVVAVAIVAVAGRFGQLAAIAAGALLGLILTRESEAHSLDVTAPRRFPVSRRTGGVCLAVFAILLAGLPLLRAATGDLGVAVADSFYRSGALVFGGGHVVLPLLRAEVVPPGWIGGDAFLSGYGAAQALPGPLFAFAAYLGAVIGGAGVAVLALVALFAPGMLLLFGALPFWSALSAQPLARAALRGTNAAVVGILASALYDPVGTGAIGSWRDAVIAVAGFAALTFAKAPPLAVVAATVGAAVIFG is encoded by the coding sequence GTGATCGAGGTCTTTATCGCCTTCCTGCGCCTCGGCTTGACCTCGTTCGGCGGGCCGGTGGCGCACCTCGGCTATTTCCGCCGGGCGTTCGTCGGGCGGTGGCTCGACGAGGCGCGGTTCGCTGAGATCGTCGGCTTGTGCTCGTTCCTCCCCGGGCCGACGTCGAGCCAGGTCGGCGTTGCGATCGGACTCGACCGCGCGGGGGTGAAGGGAGCCTTCGCGGCGTGGCTCGGCTTCACCCTGCCGTCGGCGATCCTGATGATAGCGTTCGCCTTTGTCGCTGGCAGCCTGCACGGCCCGGTCGCGGCGGCGGCGATCCACGGGCTCAAGCTCGCGGCGGTGGCGATCGTCGCGCAGGCGGTCGTCGGCATGGCGCGGAGCCTGACGCCCGACCTCAAGCGGCTCGGTATCGCGGTCGTCGCGGTGGCGATCGTCGCAGTTGCCGGGCGCTTCGGGCAGCTTGCGGCGATCGCGGCGGGAGCGCTGCTGGGCTTAATCCTGACACGCGAATCCGAAGCGCACTCGCTTGACGTGACCGCACCGCGCCGCTTCCCGGTGTCGCGCCGGACCGGAGGTGTGTGCCTCGCGGTCTTCGCGATTTTGCTCGCCGGACTGCCACTCCTCCGCGCCGCCACCGGCGACTTGGGCGTCGCGGTCGCCGACAGTTTCTACCGGTCGGGCGCGCTGGTTTTCGGCGGCGGTCACGTCGTCCTGCCGCTGCTCCGCGCCGAGGTCGTGCCCCCTGGCTGGATCGGCGGCGACGCGTTCCTCAGCGGCTACGGCGCGGCGCAGGCGTTACCGGGGCCGCTGTTCGCTTTCGCGGCGTATCTCGGCGCGGTGATCGGCGGGGCGGGGGTCGCGGTGCTGGCGCTCGTCGCGCTGTTCGCGCCGGGGATGCTGCTGCTGTTTGGCGCGCTGCCGTTCTGGTCGGCGCTCTCCGCCCAGCCGCTGGCGCGCGCGGCGCTGCGCGGGACCAACGCCGCGGTCGTCGGCATTCTCGCGAGCGCGCTATACGACCCGGTCGGGACCGGAGCGATCGGGTCGTGGCGCGACGCGGTGATCGCGGTCGCCGGGTTTGCCGCGCTGACCTTCGCCAAGGCGCCTCCGCTCGCGGTGGTCGCGGCAACCGTGGGCGCGGCGGTCATATTCGGCTGA
- a CDS encoding class I SAM-dependent methyltransferase, whose amino-acid sequence MDRSEFDQYADEYLAQHQANIAVTGENPEFFARYKIALTRQFADAARLAVRRTLDFGSGIGASVPWFRHYFDGAELTCADASPRSLALSQSRFPGGGERYLEVDGDALPLDDASVDLGFSACVFHHIGHDEHVGWLRELRRVIAPDGRLVIFEHNPYNPLTVRAVNTCPFDANARLITARKLAAAMVAAGWKTVETRYHLFFPHALAALRPVEPALAWLPLGGQYSLVASR is encoded by the coding sequence ATGGACCGGTCCGAGTTCGATCAGTACGCCGACGAGTATCTCGCGCAGCACCAGGCCAACATCGCCGTCACCGGCGAGAACCCCGAATTCTTCGCTCGCTACAAGATCGCACTGACTCGGCAATTCGCGGACGCCGCGCGGCTGGCGGTCCGCCGCACGCTCGACTTCGGCTCGGGGATCGGCGCGTCGGTGCCGTGGTTCCGCCACTATTTCGACGGTGCCGAACTGACCTGTGCCGACGCCTCGCCGCGCAGCCTCGCGCTGAGCCAGTCGCGCTTTCCCGGCGGGGGGGAGCGCTATCTCGAGGTCGATGGCGACGCGCTTCCGCTGGACGACGCGAGCGTCGACCTCGGCTTCTCGGCATGCGTCTTCCACCACATCGGCCATGACGAGCACGTCGGCTGGCTGCGCGAGCTGCGCCGTGTCATCGCGCCCGACGGCCGCCTCGTGATCTTCGAGCACAACCCGTATAACCCACTCACCGTCCGCGCGGTCAACACCTGCCCGTTCGACGCCAACGCCCGGCTGATCACCGCGCGCAAGCTCGCGGCGGCGATGGTTGCCGCGGGCTGGAAGACGGTCGAGACGCGCTACCATTTGTTCTTCCCCCACGCGCTTGCGGCGCTGCGCCCGGTCGAGCCGGCGCTGGCGTGGCTGCCGCTCGGCGGCCAGTATTCGCTCGTCGCGAGCCGATAG
- a CDS encoding GtrA family protein — translation MQLLRFLTVGVANTLLTLAIIYLLMHLGVDYRVANAVGYLVGFVVSFVLNRNWTFAHEGHWVASLARWLVVAAVAYGGNLLTVVVLHQWLGVDARLAQLGGMPVYTLISYAGGRFFAFTPSPMSEETR, via the coding sequence GTGCAGCTTCTCCGCTTCCTGACGGTCGGCGTCGCCAACACGCTGCTGACGCTCGCGATCATCTACTTGCTGATGCACCTTGGCGTCGATTACCGGGTCGCCAATGCGGTCGGCTATCTCGTCGGCTTCGTCGTGTCGTTCGTCCTCAACCGCAACTGGACCTTCGCCCATGAAGGCCACTGGGTCGCAAGCCTCGCGCGCTGGCTCGTCGTTGCCGCGGTCGCGTATGGCGGCAACCTCCTGACCGTCGTGGTTCTCCACCAGTGGCTCGGGGTCGATGCGCGGCTGGCGCAGCTCGGCGGGATGCCGGTCTACACCCTGATCTCCTACGCCGGAGGGCGCTTTTTCGCCTTCACGCCGTCGCCGATGTCCGAGGAGACGCGATGA
- the pgm gene encoding phosphoglucomutase (alpha-D-glucose-1,6-bisphosphate-dependent): protein MTAPIDIAALLAAYSAQVPDPAIPAQRVAFGTSGHRGSAFDTAFNEAHILAVTQAVCDWRSSEGLDGPLFVGRDTHALSEPALASALEVFAGNGVTVMVDSAGGYTPTPVISHAILTYNAGRSDHLADGVVITPSHNPPRDGGFKYNGPDGGPADTNATGWIERRANDLLAAKLVGVRRAAPAGTPFDYVGHYVGDLGNVIDMDVIARSGIRIGVDPLGGAGVGYWGPIAERYGLDLTVVNTVVDPAFGFMPPDWDGKIRMDCSSPFAMAGLIGMKDRYDIAFANDPDADRHGIVTPAGLMNPNHYLSAAIDYLLEARPGWSATAAVGKTVVTSAMLDRVAAAHGRKVVEVPVGFKWFVGGLRDGTIAFAGEESAGASFLRRDGSVWTTDKDGLILGLAAAEMTAATGESPSTRYARLTAALGEPFYARTDAPASPAQKAAFKTLDVAAFEGNLAGDPVTAVTTTAPGNGAAFGGVKVATANGWFAARPSGTENVYKIYAESFVDAGHLARVQDEAQAKMARVFATA from the coding sequence ATGACAGCTCCGATCGACATCGCCGCCCTGCTTGCCGCGTATTCCGCGCAGGTTCCCGATCCGGCGATCCCGGCCCAGCGCGTCGCCTTCGGCACCTCGGGTCATCGCGGCTCGGCGTTCGATACCGCGTTCAACGAGGCGCATATCCTCGCCGTGACGCAGGCGGTGTGCGACTGGCGCAGCAGCGAAGGACTCGACGGGCCGCTGTTCGTCGGGCGCGATACCCATGCGCTGTCCGAACCCGCGTTGGCCTCGGCGCTCGAGGTGTTTGCGGGCAACGGCGTGACGGTGATGGTCGATTCCGCGGGCGGCTACACCCCGACCCCGGTGATCAGCCACGCAATCCTGACGTATAATGCCGGGCGCAGCGATCACCTCGCCGACGGCGTCGTCATCACCCCGTCGCACAACCCGCCGCGCGACGGCGGCTTCAAATATAACGGCCCCGACGGCGGCCCCGCCGACACCAACGCGACCGGATGGATCGAACGCCGCGCGAACGACCTGCTGGCGGCGAAGCTTGTGGGGGTCCGCCGCGCCGCGCCCGCCGGAACGCCGTTCGACTACGTCGGCCATTATGTCGGCGACCTCGGCAACGTTATCGACATGGACGTCATCGCGCGGTCGGGAATCCGCATCGGCGTCGATCCGCTCGGCGGGGCGGGGGTCGGCTATTGGGGGCCGATCGCCGAGCGCTACGGGCTCGACCTGACAGTGGTCAACACGGTCGTCGACCCGGCGTTCGGCTTCATGCCACCCGATTGGGACGGCAAGATCCGGATGGACTGCTCGTCGCCGTTCGCGATGGCCGGGCTGATCGGGATGAAGGACCGATACGATATCGCCTTCGCCAACGATCCCGACGCCGACCGCCACGGCATCGTCACCCCGGCGGGGCTGATGAACCCGAACCATTATCTCAGCGCTGCGATCGATTATTTGCTTGAGGCGCGGCCCGGCTGGAGCGCGACCGCCGCGGTCGGCAAGACCGTCGTCACCAGCGCGATGCTCGACCGCGTCGCCGCCGCGCACGGCCGGAAGGTCGTCGAGGTGCCGGTCGGCTTCAAATGGTTCGTCGGCGGACTGCGCGATGGCACCATCGCGTTTGCGGGCGAGGAGAGCGCGGGGGCGTCGTTCCTCCGCCGCGACGGCAGCGTCTGGACGACCGACAAGGACGGGCTGATCCTCGGCCTCGCCGCCGCCGAGATGACCGCCGCGACCGGCGAGAGTCCGAGCACACGCTATGCGCGGCTGACCGCGGCACTCGGCGAGCCGTTCTACGCCCGCACCGACGCCCCCGCGAGCCCGGCGCAAAAGGCCGCGTTCAAGACGCTCGACGTCGCCGCGTTCGAGGGCAACCTCGCGGGCGATCCCGTCACCGCCGTCACCACCACCGCCCCCGGCAACGGCGCGGCGTTCGGCGGGGTCAAGGTCGCCACCGCCAACGGCTGGTTCGCCGCCCGCCCGTCGGGAACCGAGAACGTCTACAAGATCTATGCCGAAAGCTTCGTCGACGCTGGACATCTCGCGCGAGTCCAGGACGAGGCGCAGGCGAAGATGGCGCGGGTGTTCGCCACCGCTTAG
- a CDS encoding glutamine synthetase family protein: MTRPATAANPAELAAFLAANPGVAFFDLFYTNLSGVPRGKRLRRHEIESAYDIGRYLPGSVLVVDITGLDIEESGMVWADGDADRSAWPVPGSLARALWQGDDSASVMLGMHELDGRPCALDPREILRSVLARFAADGLTPVVACELEFYLLDATRTADGGIQPPPGPDGRRDPHPRVYGIDQLDADAGFLRDLWAACDAMGVPAGAAISEYAPGQFELTLAHKPDALAACDDAVRFKLAAKGCATARGQVATFMAKPYPDRSGSGLHIHVSIDDAHGANIFADPALTGTPAMRHAVGGAADLIADGMAIFAPNANSYRRFRRNSYAPVRAGWGLNNRTVPLRIPAGPPPSRHVEHRVAGADANPYLAVAAVLAGMHDGLTRRADPGPPIAGDGYGETGERLPTDWAYAIERLARSEVLIDYFGEEAVEMFATVKRVEHERYTAVVTPLDYDWVLRSA, from the coding sequence ATGACCCGCCCCGCCACTGCCGCAAATCCCGCCGAGCTCGCTGCCTTTCTCGCGGCGAACCCGGGCGTGGCGTTCTTCGACCTGTTCTACACTAACTTGAGCGGCGTCCCGCGCGGCAAGCGGCTGCGGCGGCATGAAATCGAGAGCGCCTATGACATCGGCCGCTACCTGCCGGGATCGGTGCTGGTGGTCGACATCACCGGGCTCGACATCGAAGAATCGGGGATGGTCTGGGCCGACGGCGACGCCGACCGCTCGGCGTGGCCGGTGCCGGGGAGCCTCGCCCGCGCCTTGTGGCAGGGCGACGACAGCGCGAGCGTGATGCTTGGGATGCACGAGCTCGACGGCCGTCCATGCGCGCTCGACCCGCGCGAAATCCTCCGCAGCGTCCTCGCACGCTTCGCCGCCGACGGCCTGACCCCGGTCGTCGCGTGCGAGCTCGAATTCTACCTGCTCGACGCGACACGGACCGCAGACGGCGGCATCCAGCCTCCGCCCGGTCCCGACGGCCGCCGCGATCCCCACCCGCGAGTTTATGGGATAGACCAGCTCGACGCCGACGCCGGGTTCCTCCGCGACCTGTGGGCGGCTTGCGACGCGATGGGGGTGCCGGCGGGCGCGGCGATCTCCGAATATGCCCCCGGCCAGTTCGAACTGACCCTCGCGCACAAGCCCGATGCGCTCGCGGCGTGCGACGACGCGGTCCGCTTCAAGCTCGCCGCCAAGGGGTGCGCGACGGCGCGAGGGCAGGTCGCGACCTTCATGGCCAAGCCCTACCCCGACCGCTCGGGCAGCGGGCTCCACATCCACGTCAGCATCGACGACGCTCACGGGGCGAACATCTTCGCCGACCCGGCGCTGACCGGAACGCCCGCCATGCGCCACGCGGTCGGCGGAGCGGCAGACCTGATCGCCGACGGCATGGCGATCTTCGCGCCGAACGCGAACAGCTACCGCCGCTTCCGCCGCAACAGCTATGCTCCGGTCCGCGCCGGCTGGGGGCTCAACAACCGCACCGTCCCGCTGCGTATCCCCGCCGGGCCGCCGCCGAGCCGCCATGTCGAGCATCGCGTCGCCGGGGCCGACGCGAACCCGTATCTCGCGGTCGCGGCGGTGCTCGCCGGCATGCACGACGGCCTGACCCGCCGCGCCGATCCGGGACCGCCGATCGCGGGCGACGGCTACGGCGAGACCGGTGAGCGGCTACCGACCGACTGGGCGTATGCAATCGAACGCCTTGCCCGGTCCGAGGTCCTCATCGACTATTTCGGCGAGGAGGCGGTCGAGATGTTCGCCACGGTCAAGCGCGTCGAGCACGAGCGCTACACCGCCGTCGTGACCCCGCTCGACTATGACTGGGTGCTCCGGTCGGCGTGA
- a CDS encoding DMT family transporter, which produces MRPRDFLLLVAVCLTWGLSNVVSKIVVGQWHVPPLFFAALRFVMVAVVTLPWLRPVPRPFWRIVAVGLLMGAGNFALLFIGLQTATPSASAVVIQLGVPFTTLLSVVILGERIHWRRGLGISLTLAGVILVVWNPNGIAMSTGLWFIVACAAAGSLGAILMKQMENVAPLRFQAWVALVSFAPLAVASALFEHGQVASAVAVGWPFVLTMLFSAYVVSLIAHTTYYGLIARYEANLLAPLTLMTPLATISFGVMLTGDRLDARMIAGTVLALTGVLIVALRRTPVTPMLIRTEHP; this is translated from the coding sequence ATGCGCCCCCGCGATTTCCTCCTCCTCGTCGCCGTCTGCCTGACGTGGGGCCTGAGCAACGTCGTGTCGAAGATCGTCGTCGGGCAGTGGCACGTCCCGCCGCTGTTCTTCGCCGCGCTGCGCTTTGTCATGGTCGCGGTCGTCACCCTGCCGTGGCTCCGCCCGGTGCCGCGCCCGTTCTGGCGGATCGTCGCGGTCGGGCTACTGATGGGAGCGGGCAACTTCGCTTTGCTGTTTATCGGGCTGCAGACGGCAACACCGTCGGCGTCGGCGGTGGTCATCCAACTCGGCGTCCCGTTCACGACCTTGTTGTCGGTCGTCATCCTCGGCGAGCGGATCCACTGGCGGCGGGGGCTCGGGATCAGCCTGACGCTCGCCGGCGTCATCCTCGTCGTGTGGAACCCGAACGGGATCGCGATGTCGACCGGGTTGTGGTTCATCGTCGCCTGCGCCGCCGCCGGGTCGCTCGGCGCGATCCTGATGAAGCAGATGGAGAATGTCGCGCCGCTGCGCTTCCAGGCGTGGGTCGCGCTCGTCTCGTTCGCCCCGCTCGCCGTGGCGTCGGCGCTGTTCGAGCACGGCCAGGTCGCGAGCGCGGTCGCCGTTGGCTGGCCGTTCGTCCTGACGATGCTGTTCTCGGCGTATGTCGTCAGCCTGATCGCGCACACGACCTATTACGGGCTGATCGCGCGCTATGAGGCGAACCTGCTCGCGCCGCTGACGCTGATGACGCCGCTGGCGACGATCTCGTTCGGGGTGATGCTGACCGGCGACCGGCTCGATGCGCGGATGATCGCGGGGACGGTGCTCGCGCTGACCGGCGTGCTGATCGTCGCGCTGCGGCGGACGCCGGTGACTCCGATGCTGATCCGCACCGAGCATCCATAA
- a CDS encoding LysE family translocator, translating to MTQSLFLALVAFALVSSITPGPNNLMLMASGTNFGFARTVPHMLGVVIGFTLMIVLVGAGLVTVIGLVPGALVAIKWLSIAYLLYLAWKIATAVPKPLVAGKAGGKPMTFVQAALFQWINPKAWTMALTAVSAYIPADNPRVGLLIVALVFGAINLPSVGLWAAMGVSLRRFLSDPRRLRVFNVVAALTLVATLYPVVFGH from the coding sequence ATGACACAATCGCTGTTCCTCGCCCTCGTCGCCTTCGCGCTCGTCTCGTCGATCACGCCAGGGCCGAACAACCTGATGCTGATGGCGTCGGGGACCAACTTCGGCTTCGCCCGGACGGTCCCTCACATGCTCGGCGTCGTGATCGGCTTCACGCTGATGATCGTCCTCGTCGGCGCGGGGCTGGTGACGGTGATCGGGCTGGTCCCCGGCGCGCTGGTCGCAATCAAATGGCTGAGCATCGCCTACCTCCTTTACCTCGCATGGAAGATCGCGACCGCGGTGCCGAAGCCGCTCGTCGCGGGCAAGGCTGGCGGCAAGCCGATGACCTTCGTCCAGGCGGCGCTGTTCCAGTGGATCAACCCGAAGGCGTGGACGATGGCGCTGACCGCGGTGTCGGCGTACATCCCGGCGGACAATCCGCGCGTCGGATTGCTGATCGTCGCGCTCGTCTTCGGCGCGATCAACCTGCCGAGCGTCGGGCTGTGGGCGGCGATGGGGGTATCGCTCCGGCGCTTCCTCAGCGACCCGCGGCGGCTCCGTGTGTTCAACGTCGTCGCCGCGCTGACGCTGGTCGCCACGCTCTATCCGGTGGTATTCGGGCATTAG
- the pyrC gene encoding dihydroorotase, producing the protein MTDRITIPRPDDWHVHLRDGAMLAAVARFTAAQFARAIVMPNLKTPVTTTVLAREYRERIAAAAPGFTPLMTAYLTDTTDAADLIAGAAAGVFTAAKLYPANATTNSAAGVTDIAAIMPVLEAMADAELPLLIHGEVTSADIDIFDREAVFIDRILTPLVARLPELRVVLEHITTREAADFVTASGPNVAATITPHHLHHSRNALFAGGIRPHLYCLPILKRETHRLALRAAATSGSAKFFLGTDSAPHALDTKEAACGCAGVFNAPFAIESYAAVFDEEGALDRLEAFASLNGPAFYRLPVNEARMTLERAAVVVPERFGELVPFHAGETLAWRIAV; encoded by the coding sequence ATGACTGACCGCATCACGATCCCCCGCCCCGACGATTGGCACGTCCACCTCCGCGACGGCGCGATGCTGGCCGCTGTCGCCCGCTTCACCGCGGCGCAGTTCGCCCGCGCGATCGTCATGCCCAACCTCAAGACCCCGGTGACGACCACCGTGCTCGCCCGCGAATACCGCGAACGCATCGCCGCCGCCGCGCCGGGCTTCACCCCGCTGATGACCGCGTACCTGACCGACACCACCGACGCCGCCGACCTGATCGCGGGTGCCGCTGCGGGCGTGTTCACCGCCGCCAAGCTGTACCCGGCGAACGCGACGACCAACTCCGCCGCCGGGGTTACCGATATCGCCGCGATCATGCCGGTGCTCGAAGCGATGGCCGATGCCGAGTTGCCGCTGCTAATCCACGGCGAGGTCACCAGCGCCGACATCGACATCTTCGACCGCGAGGCGGTGTTCATCGACCGCATCCTGACCCCGCTCGTCGCGCGCCTGCCCGAGCTGCGGGTCGTCCTCGAACATATCACGACGCGCGAAGCCGCCGACTTCGTCACCGCGAGCGGCCCCAACGTCGCCGCGACGATCACCCCGCACCACCTCCACCACAGCCGCAACGCGCTATTCGCCGGGGGCATCCGCCCGCATCTGTACTGCCTGCCGATATTGAAGCGCGAGACGCACCGGCTGGCGCTGCGCGCGGCGGCGACGTCGGGGAGTGCAAAGTTCTTCCTCGGCACGGATTCGGCCCCGCACGCGCTCGACACCAAGGAAGCCGCGTGCGGGTGTGCGGGGGTGTTCAATGCGCCGTTCGCGATCGAAAGCTATGCCGCGGTGTTCGACGAGGAGGGGGCGCTCGACCGGCTCGAGGCCTTCGCCTCGCTCAACGGTCCGGCATTCTACCGCCTGCCGGTGAACGAGGCGCGGATGACGCTTGAGCGCGCGGCGGTGGTGGTGCCGGAGCGGTTCGGCGAGCTGGTACCGTTCCATGCGGGCGAGACGCTGGCGTGGCGGATCGCCGTCTAA
- a CDS encoding glycosyltransferase family 2 protein — MTLRAAPSLDIVVPCYNEEEVLPETARQLTALLDSLLAAGNVTSAQVHFVDDGSRDRTWALIEQLHQADPRLCGIKLSRNRGHQNALMAGLGASTAAVVVSIDADLQDDPAIIADMVDAYRGGAEIVLGVRSDRGTDSAFKRLTGQGFYRFLKGMGVEIVYDHADYRLMSRRALNALAQYTETNLFLRALIPQLGFSVATVPYRRAERFAGESKYPLSKMLAFALDGLTSFSTRPLRLITLLGFLVSTVSFALGLWALSVAVFTTQGVPGWASTVVPIYLICGVQLLCIGIIGEYVGKIYFETKRRPRFIIDQMLGDDEVVVQSAKMSAIHTMAD; from the coding sequence ATGACGCTTCGAGCCGCCCCGTCGCTCGATATTGTCGTCCCCTGCTATAATGAGGAGGAGGTGCTCCCCGAGACGGCACGCCAGCTCACCGCGCTGCTCGACAGCCTGCTCGCGGCGGGGAACGTCACCTCCGCGCAGGTGCATTTCGTCGACGACGGCTCGCGCGACCGGACGTGGGCGCTCATCGAGCAACTCCACCAGGCCGACCCGCGGCTGTGCGGGATTAAGCTGTCGCGCAACCGCGGCCACCAGAATGCGCTGATGGCGGGGCTCGGCGCCTCGACCGCCGCCGTCGTCGTGTCGATCGACGCCGACCTCCAGGACGATCCGGCGATCATCGCCGACATGGTCGATGCCTATCGCGGCGGCGCCGAGATCGTCCTCGGCGTGCGCAGCGACCGTGGCACCGACAGCGCGTTCAAGCGGCTGACCGGGCAGGGGTTTTACCGCTTCCTCAAAGGTATGGGGGTCGAGATCGTCTACGACCATGCCGACTACCGGCTGATGAGCCGCCGCGCGTTGAACGCCCTCGCGCAATATACCGAGACCAACCTGTTCCTCCGCGCGCTCATCCCCCAGCTCGGTTTCAGCGTGGCAACGGTCCCCTACCGCCGCGCCGAACGATTTGCCGGTGAGTCCAAATACCCACTGAGCAAGATGCTCGCCTTCGCCCTCGACGGGCTGACGTCGTTCTCGACCCGCCCGCTGCGGCTGATCACATTGCTCGGCTTCCTCGTCTCGACCGTGTCGTTCGCGCTCGGCCTATGGGCGCTGTCGGTCGCAGTGTTCACCACCCAGGGCGTTCCCGGCTGGGCGTCGACCGTCGTGCCGATCTATTTGATCTGCGGGGTCCAGCTCCTGTGCATCGGCATCATCGGCGAATATGTCGGCAAGATTTATTTCGAGACCAAGCGCCGCCCGCGCTTCATCATCGACCAGATGCTCGGGGACGACGAGGTGGTCGTGCAGTCGGCGAAAATGTCTGCCATCCACACGATGGCCGACTGA
- a CDS encoding Lrp/AsnC family transcriptional regulator — translation MRTLSEDGRISNLDLASKVGLSPSACLRRVQDLERSGTITGYRAVIDPAARGAGFLAYLTIGLATHTKAAQAGFEAAIADAPEVRECHNVTGGIEYLLRVEVRDLAAYKYFHTEVLGVIPGLASITSYIVMDSPKDERA, via the coding sequence TTGCGTACATTGTCCGAGGATGGACGGATCAGCAATCTCGACCTTGCGAGCAAAGTCGGGCTGTCGCCGTCGGCGTGCCTGCGCCGGGTGCAGGATCTCGAGCGGTCGGGGACGATCACCGGCTACCGCGCGGTGATCGATCCAGCAGCGCGCGGAGCGGGTTTCCTCGCCTATCTCACCATCGGGCTCGCGACGCATACCAAGGCGGCGCAGGCGGGGTTCGAGGCGGCGATCGCCGACGCCCCCGAGGTTCGCGAATGCCACAACGTCACCGGCGGCATCGAATATCTGCTCCGCGTCGAGGTCCGCGACCTTGCCGCGTACAAGTATTTCCACACCGAGGTTCTCGGCGTGATCCCGGGCCTCGCGAGCATAACCTCCTACATCGTCATGGATTCTCCGAAGGACGAGCGGGCGTGA